The following nucleotide sequence is from Chromobacterium rhizoryzae.
GCCCGTCAACGGTAAAGACTGAATTTGCGCGTCAGCGCGCCCAACGCCGCCTCGTCGCCGCACAAGGCCACGCCCCAGTATTCCAGCGCGGCGGCCGGGGTGGCCGCGGTGCGGCGCAGTTGTTCGGCGCTGCCGCCCTCGCCCATGGTGTCGGTGAAGTCGACGCAGACCACGCCGGCCTCGGCGGCGGCCTGGCGCAGCCGCTCCAGCTTGGCGGAGTTGTCCGCGCGCAGCACGATGAAGGGATCGGCCGAAATCGCCGGGTGCACGCCGCCGTCGGCGTCCACATAGTCCACGTGGTTTGCCGCCGCGTCCGCGCGCCGCAGCCGGCAGGCCAGGGCCAGCGCCAGATGGCCCAGCACATTCATCGCCCGGCCCGGCTCCAGCCGCTTGTGGATCACCGCCACGTATTTGCGTTCCGCCTCACTCATCGCCGCCGTCCTCCGCCTCATGCTCCGCGCGCAACAAGGCGTAATTGGCCAGCGACAGATAGCGGCCGTCCTTCCATTCGCACTCGCGGCTGACGCCCTCCAGGGTAAAGCCGACGCTCCGCAACAGTTTGCCGGAGCCCAGATTGTCCACTTCCACTTGCGCGTAGACGCGGTTGAGCGGGAAGCGGCGATAGGCCAGCCTCAGGAAACCGCGCAGGGCTTCCCGCATATAGCCGCGGCCCCAGTGTTCCGGCAGCAGCCAATAGCCCAGTTCGGCGCAATGGTGCTGTTCCGACCAGGAGCTGATGCCCACCGCGCCCAGGAAGCGCTCATCCTCCCGCGTTTCCAGCGCCAGCCACAGGCCGCTGCCGTCGGCGCGGATGTCGTCGAACCAGCGCATCTGCGCGCGGCAGTCCTCCTCGCTGGCGTAATGGATGCCGTAATGCTTGATCACTTCCGGGTGCGACAGCCCGTAAAACACATTGGGCAAATCCTCGGCGCGAAATTCGCGCAGCGTCAGCCGTTCCAATTGCAACATCGTTTCCCCTTCACGCCAGCGGCCCAAGCTCGAATCTTGCCGGGCTTGGGCCGCCACAATTCAACAATTTGTTGAAATCTACATTTTTGGTTGAATTATTGCAAGAGGGGCGCCACGCCGTAGACCGCGTCGCGCAGATCGGCGACGAAGCGCCCGGACATGCCTTCGTACAAGGTGTTGGTGAAGGCCACCACGCTCAGGCCGCGCGCGCGGTCCACAAACCAGGAGTGGCCGTAAGCGCCGCCCCAGCGCCAGGTGCCGGGCGATTCCGGCGAGGCGGCGGCGGCCGGATCGCGCAGCACCGAGAAGCCCAGGCCGAAACCGAAGCCGGGCATTTCCGGCAGTTCCTGCGCTCCGGTGTGATTGCGCGCCATCTCCTCCACCCACTCCGGCGGCAGCAAGGGCGCGCCGCCCTGCCGCAACGCCTCCAGCAGGCGCAGGAAATCGTCGGCGCTGCCCACCATGCCGGCGCCGCCGGACGGATAGGCGCCGGCGTCCAGCGCCCGCTGCGGCGCAAAGCGTATGCCCACCGTGCCTTCGAACGGCGCCACGATCGCCGGCTGCTCCATCCGCCACGGTTCGGCCTCGCCGTTGACGTAGACCGCGGCCAGGCGGCCCGGCTCCAGCGCGTGAAAATCGGTGTCGTCCATGCCCAGCGGCGCTGTGACCCAGCGGCGCACCGCCTGCGGCAGCGGCTGGTCCGCCACCCGCTCCACCAGCGCGCCCAGCACATCGGTGGCCAGCGAATAGCCCCAGGACTGGCCCGGCGTATACAGCAGCGGCACGCTGGCGATGCGGCGCAGATTCTCCGTCAGGGTGAGGCCGTCGGCATCCATGCCGTCGGACACTCCGGCGCGGGCGTAGGGACCGTCGCCGTCCTCCTCGAAAAAGCGATAGCCCAGGCCGGCGGTATGGCTGAGCAGCTGCCGCGGCGTGATCCGCGCCGGCGCGCCGTCCGCCAGCCGCGCCCGGAATTCCGGCAGCCAACGGGCGATGTCTTCGTCTAAGTCCAGCCGCCGCCGCGCCGCCAGCGCCATCGCCGCCGTGGAAACAATGGGCTTGCTGACGGAGGCGAGCCGAAACAGCGCGTCCTCCCGCATCGGCAAGCCGG
It contains:
- a CDS encoding DUF2000 domain-containing protein → MSEAERKYVAVIHKRLEPGRAMNVLGHLALALACRLRRADAAANHVDYVDADGGVHPAISADPFIVLRADNSAKLERLRQAAAEAGVVCVDFTDTMGEGGSAEQLRRTAATPAAALEYWGVALCGDEAALGALTRKFSLYR
- a CDS encoding GNAT family N-acetyltransferase, which produces MLQLERLTLREFRAEDLPNVFYGLSHPEVIKHYGIHYASEEDCRAQMRWFDDIRADGSGLWLALETREDERFLGAVGISSWSEQHHCAELGYWLLPEHWGRGYMREALRGFLRLAYRRFPLNRVYAQVEVDNLGSGKLLRSVGFTLEGVSRECEWKDGRYLSLANYALLRAEHEAEDGGDE
- a CDS encoding serine hydrolase domain-containing protein, which encodes MSNVECGVRPSRLEAGLDARVDAVLEQALSERRLVGAVVLVAKDGAPAYRRAAGWADREAGLPMREDALFRLASVSKPIVSTAAMALAARRRLDLDEDIARWLPEFRARLADGAPARITPRQLLSHTAGLGYRFFEEDGDGPYARAGVSDGMDADGLTLTENLRRIASVPLLYTPGQSWGYSLATDVLGALVERVADQPLPQAVRRWVTAPLGMDDTDFHALEPGRLAAVYVNGEAEPWRMEQPAIVAPFEGTVGIRFAPQRALDAGAYPSGGAGMVGSADDFLRLLEALRQGGAPLLPPEWVEEMARNHTGAQELPEMPGFGFGLGFSVLRDPAAAASPESPGTWRWGGAYGHSWFVDRARGLSVVAFTNTLYEGMSGRFVADLRDAVYGVAPLLQ